One Elusimicrobiota bacterium genomic window, AGAGGTCGTACTTGCGCAGGTTCTTGAAGATGAGGTTGTCGAGGTACTGTTCGGCCTGCCCGGGGACGATGAACTCCTGGCCGCGGAGCTTCTTATAGATCTCCTGCTGGGCTTCCTTGGCGCTCTTGTAGGGGTCCTTGCGCAGCGTCTCCCAGACGGTGGGGTTGTCCTTCTCCGGGTTGCCCTTGATGAGCTTCACGGTCTTGATGCCCTTCTCGAGCATGCGCTTGATGGACTCGTGGGTGACCGGGTGGCGGGTCTCGAGCAGCACCTCGCCGGTGGACTTGTCGACGACGTCCTCGGCGCAGACGCGGCGGAGGATCTGGTCGGCCGAGTCGTGGGCGACCTTCGCCTCTTCGCACTCGTAGAAGATCTGGAGCAGCTCGGAGTCCGACTCGATGCCGCAGGCGCGCAGGAACGAGGTCGCCGGGAACTTCTTCTTTCGGTCGACGCGGACGAAGAGGGCGTTGTTGAGGTCGAACTCGAACTCGACCCAGGCGCCGCGATAGGGGATGATGCGCGCGAAATAGAGCTTGCGGCCCAGCGACGAGATCTTCTTCTCCTCGTCTTCCTCGAACACGATGCCCGGGGAGCGGTGGAGCTGGCTGACCACGACGCGCTCGGCGCCGTTGATGATGAAGGAGGCGTTCTCCGTCATCAGGGGGATCTCGCAGAGGGTGACTTCCTGCTCGACGATCTGCTTGAGCTTGCCGGAGGGCTGGCGGGAGGAGAGGCGGAGGATGGCGCGCAGGGAGGTCGTGAAGCTCGCGTCGTGGCTGCGGGCCTCTTCGGCGCTCGCGTAGCGGGTCGGGACGAGCTTGTAGCGGACGAAGTCCAGGACCATGCTGCAGTCCGAGGACTCGATCGGGAACACGTCCATGAACGCGGCCTGCAGGCCCATCAGCTTGCGCTCCGCCGGCGTCTCCTCTTCCTGGAGGAAATCGCGGAATGAGCGCTTCTGCATCTCGAGCAGGTCCGGCATGTCCAGGACCTGCGGGATCTTCGAGAATCTGATCTGATTGGTCATCCGTCCCTCGTTTATCCCTGTCTCTCTTCGACCTTCGTCCGTCCGTCCAAACAGCTCAAAAACCGGCGGCGTTTTTTGCGCTGGCACCCCTGCCCGGATCGTTCATCCGGGCAGGGGTGTCGCAGCGCGTCGCGAAGCTACTTCAGCTCGACGGAGGCGCCGGCCTCGATGAGCTTCTTCTTCCACTCCTCGGCCTGCGCCTTCGGCACGCCGTCCTTCACGGTCTTGGGCGCGCCCTCGACGAGGTCCTTGGCTTCCTTCAGGCCCAGGCCGGTCAGCTCGCGGACGACCTTGATGACCTGGATCTTCTTGTCTCCGCCGCTGGAAAGGACGACGGTGAAGTCGTTCTTCTCTTCGGCGGCGGCGGGAGCGGCTCCGCCCGCGGCGGGGGCGCCGGCCATCATCGGCATCGCGGCGGCGGCCTTCACGCCGAACTTCTCCTCGACGGCCTTCACGAGGTCGGA contains:
- the rplL gene encoding 50S ribosomal protein L7/L12, whose amino-acid sequence is MSKDEIVEVISNLTVLELSDLVKAVEEKFGVKAAAAMPMMAGAPAAGGAAPAAAEEKNDFTVVLSSGGDKKIQVIKVVRELTGLGLKEAKDLVEGAPKTVKDGVPKAQAEEWKKKLIEAGASVELK